Proteins from a genomic interval of Zingiber officinale cultivar Zhangliang chromosome 2A, Zo_v1.1, whole genome shotgun sequence:
- the LOC122041466 gene encoding deSI-like protein At4g17486 yields the protein MPSVVAKSYFPRTLIDEDGDGIGNGSGKTHLYLNIYDISPVNKYLYYLGIGIFHSGIEVHGMEYGFGAHDFSMSGVFEVEPKSCPGFIFRRSVWLGTTNISRSEFRLFMEDLSEKYYGDTYHLMDKNCNHFTEEVSMQLIGKPIPGWVNRLANIGSFGSCILPEHIRIETVRDLPPRPSSSDGSDIFDLSCLQGLDRENQTINVS from the exons GACGTTGATTGATGAGGATGGAGACGGGATCGGAAACGGAAGCGGCAAGACGCATCTCTACTTGAACATTTACGATATCTCGCCGGTGAATAAGTACCTATATTATTTGGGGATCGGTATCTTCCATTCTGGGATTGAAG TTCATGGCATGGAATATGGATTCGGAGCACATGATTTTTCGATGAGCGGGGTATTTGAAGTGGAGCCAAAAAGCTGTCCTGGATTCATCTTCAGACGATCTGTGTGGCTGGGCACCACGAACATTTCTCGCTCAGAATTTCGCTTATTTATGGAAGATCTTTCTGAAAAGTACTATGGTGATACCTACCATTTGATGGACAAGAACTGCAACCATTTTACAGAGGAAGTAAGCATGCAGCTGATAGGGAAGCCAATTCCAGGATGGGTGAATAGACTAGCTAACATTG GCTCATTCGGCAGCTGTATTTTACCAGAACACATCCGTATCGAAACAGTCAGAGACCTACCACCTCGTCCATCTTCTTCAG ATGGTTCGGACATATTTGATTTGTCATGCCTACAGGGATTGGACAGAGAGAATCAGACCATCAATGTTTCATGA